Proteins co-encoded in one Oscillospiraceae bacterium genomic window:
- a CDS encoding DUF2500 domain-containing protein yields MGNIFGNIVNLTFALVGGIIVIGIIIRVIINLITNEKSIKATVIDKQSYDKQIYTKSQAPFIRKEYVITFLCGNKKKYFNVSELSFGNYKVNQKGTLKYKGNRIVDFK; encoded by the coding sequence ATGGGAAATATTTTTGGTAATATAGTTAATCTTACCTTTGCATTAGTCGGTGGGATTATAGTTATTGGAATTATCATAAGAGTAATAATAAATCTAATTACAAATGAAAAAAGTATAAAAGCAACAGTTATTGACAAGCAAAGTTACGACAAACAAATATACACAAAAAGTCAAGCGCCATTTATACGGAAAGAATATGTTATAACTTTTCTTTGCGGGAATAAAAAGAAATATTTTAATGTATCAGAATTATCATTTGGAAATTATAAAGTTAATCAAAAAGGAACATTAAAGTACAAGGGAAATAGAATTGTTGATTTTAAGTAG